AAGGAAACGGAACTTGTCCTTACCGGAATCGGTTTGCCCGTTATGTTTAGACGGAGAGGAGACGGCTTCTCATCTTTTCACTGCTTGTAGTTTCTCTACGGCTATTTGGTTAAAGATTAGCTATTGGTGTAAAGTTCCCTTTCCCGTGGCGTTCTCCTTTAAAGATATTGTGGAAGCCTTTAGGTTCAGCGGGCTGAAAGGTGAAAAGCTCAGGGTGTATCAAGGTCTCGTGATCATCTCCTGTTGGTCGATTTGGTGTGCTAGGAACGATTTGGTCTTTAAAGACAAGGTGCCGAAGATAGAGGAGGTTTTTTGTGCGATAAGGTCTATTGGTTTTCTGTGGTATAAAAATAGATCTAAATGTATAGATTATTCTTGGGAGGATTGGTGTAAATTCTTGTAATCGGTTTTGGTCGTTGTTGGTCGCCCGTGTTTTTTGTCGGGTCGGCCggttttaatgaagttttcctttcaaaaaaaaaatatatcgtAGACTTATATATGCAACACAGCTCGGGACCGCCAAgacaaaaacgcatcaaataacTTCTATTGACTTAGAGTAAAGTAATATTTTATTAAGTATTaaattcaaaagaaaagaaatatcatcatcatacttagtaaatccTACGAATAACAAAACTAAGGTAGAGTCTCAGAAAGGTAAGAtatagacaaccttacctctacctcATAGAAATAGAGATGATGCTTCCAATGAGACcaccggctcgatagtagtttgcatcaagccttggacataaggtacataacactcaacaattaaAACAAAGGCCGATTAATGCATGTAGTCCGTTctctttcggctatcaacaccaccacatgatgcatgattaaccaaccatccccctctttaacgttattttcacgaaattagtaaattaaaattaaaattggtGCACTTTCACTTTTACCCCTCAAAtgcccacacatatatatacattactaggttatcacccgcgaatACTCGCGGGTCGGAAAATTTAATTTGCATTCATCGAGTTGtcgttaaataaaataaaaacacatatttTCAAAGGTTTTTGATGAACACGtttgaaaaaagaaaagaaatataaAACAAACAAATTAACATTCTCAATAGTAATTAAAACAACAAATTACACGAACTAAGTGGTATAGAATATGATCTTATATTGTATTTATTAGCATTTATTTACGTCCACCTAATATATGATTTTTCTTAGTGCTTAAAAACCTGATTTAAATTTAATACCATTGTCATATCtcgcaatgtttttaaaaaaaaaattatatcgtaTCTAATAACATCATTATGTAATAAAATACTAAAGTTTCACAACAATATTTGGCCAACTAAAAACGTTGATCATATCAGCCAGAACACAcacacatctctctctctctctctctctctatctgaAATAAATAATACAGACAAAGAAAGAAAAACGAAAGAATCGCCACCAACTGCCATTCACGAGGGTCCTCCCCCATTAAAACCAATCCACTCTCTGAAAccttataatattatataacattatataaaaTAACATTATGGGCGGAGATACTTTACAGATCTATAAATCCAAATCCCCACCCGATTTCTCTCTCTCATCCACACCATTATTCTCCACCTTTTCGTCACAGGTCAAATGATCCTCTTTTCCATTTTTATTTTCATCATTTCACACTTATATGCTCTTCTGATTatgaaaattattattattatttttatacaatgattatgaacaaattgacaacaagttttgtttgttttgttgcaGAAATTGCTGAGACGAAAAGATGATATGGCAAACTCTATTTTTAGGTGTAGTGTTTCAATTGATTTTTGTGTTTGgtggtagtaataataataattatgacAAGAATGTTTACATATGGCCTATGCCTGAATCAGTTCAGTATGGGAACAAAACTCTTATTTTAAGTAAGGATTTTAATCTCAAAACTGATGGGACTAAATACAAGGATGAATCCGGTATCCTCAAAGATGGGTTCACTAGGTTGCTAGATGTTGTTACATTAAACAATGTTGTTGAATACAACTTTGGAAAAGTTGATCCGTCTGTGTTGTTACATGGGATTCATGTTGTTGTTCTTTCGGAAGGCGATGAGGTATTGTTGTTTGGGGATAATTTGTTGGCGGTTTTCGAGTTTTGTAATGATTCGGTTGTGGTTTTGTTGTGTGCAGTTGCAGTATGGTGTAGATGAGTCATACAAGTTGTATATTAATTCAAAAGGGAATCCAAATTATGCACATATTGAGGTTGGTTGGTGTCAGTGACAGTTTGACAGTTTGATAGTTTGATGTGTGTTATGTTTTTTGATTGGATGAATGTTTGTGCAGGCGGCTACGGTTTATGGAGCTCTACACGCGCTGCAGGTTAGTCGTCTGTTATCTAGAATTTTTGTCGAGATCTGAAAAGGTTTTAATGGTGTTGATTTATTGATTCTTTTGATAATAATGTGACAGACATTCAGTCAATTGTGCCATTTTAACCTTAACACAAGAAAGCTTGTAGTTAGTCAGATACCAATAAGCATTACTGATCGACCACGTTTCTCGTATCGAGGGCTCCTGATTGGTAAGATGCTCCTTTCTTCTTTTCTCCCTCATAGATAAGTTAAGTTTATCGTTGGTTGTTATTTGATGGTTTTAGTTCATTTGAGTTTTTGTCGTCATATGGTTGCGACTAGATGGTGAAATTGTTAAGTCATAAGCATCGTTATTGGGATAATTATTGTTTACCAATACGCTTATACTGAGATTTTGGTGACAACGGTGCAGATACATCTCGGCATTATCAGTCATTGCCAATGATTAAAAAAGTTATTGATTCTATGGCCTATGCAAAGCTGGTAAGTCGTATCTTCCGGCTTACCCCTAAATATGCTATTAATATCTTGTAGTTATTAGACTTAATAGAGTTTGACTCATAATTAatgaattttttatttgattcaaTGCAGAATGTTCTGCACTGGCACATTGTAGATCATCAATCTTTCCCGTTGGAAATACCTTCATTCCCAAAACTGTGGAACGGTGCTTATTCAAGACCAGAACGCTATACAGTGGCTGCTGCAGCTGAGATTGTGAGGCAAGTAAACTTTAATTGTGATTTACATCTATCTGAGTATCCATTACGGTAATATGCATTTctttatttttgttatattgtgCAGTTATGCCCAAAGAAGGGGAATTAATGTGCTTGCTGAGCTTGATGTTCCCGGACATGCTCGATCATGGTAACCCTTATATCTAAAATATCCTCTTCTTTTTTGTGTCCGTCAAGGTTTTATTATCAACACAATGCCGAGAACTATAAAAGTTGAAAAACCTAACACTTATCATCATTAGGGGCATTGGTTACCCTGCACTATGGCCATCAAAGACTTGTCGGGAACCACTTGATGTCAGCAACGATTTCACGTTTAAGCTGATCAACGGGATTCTCTCAGGTGCACCCGATCTCCTTTAAGCTGTTTCGAGAGTACTTTTTTTTTGTAGGGAAGCTAAACAATTAACTGATTAATAAATTTTGTTTATTGTTTCAGATTTCAGTAAGATTTTCAAGTACAGATTTGTTCATTTAGGAGGTGATGAAGTTGACACCAGTAAGTTACTGATTTTCATAATTTTCGATGTTGCGATTTCTCGTTACAGATTTGACAAAATATACTTTTCAACACTGTATTTGATATCTCAGCTTGCTGGACCTTAAGTCCTCGTATAAAAAAATGGTAAATATTCTGCCATCGGAATCTATTTTCATCTTTTCAATCATTTGAAAATTGCAAACGAAAGTATTTATACCAAGCTTTGGTATTGCAGGATGAAACAGAAGGGCCTAAATGAATCTACGGCTTATGAGTATTTTGTCTTGAAGGCACAAAAGATAGCTTTGTCCCATGGTTATGAAGTTATAAACTGGTGTGTCATACCTTCCTTCCAGTCTGCTCTTATTAAACCAATAGTCGACGTTAAATATTTAAATCCCCTTTTTGCTATTTTTTTTTGCAGGGAGGAAACCTTCAATCATTTTGGTGATAAATTGGACCGAAAAACAGTGGTCCATAACtggtatgtgttttttttttttaaacttatatTGTAACAAACAATGGTTAAGATTAATTGTTTGTTCTGAATCTGATAATAGGCTTGGGGGTGGTGTTGCCGAGCAAGTCGTTAAAGCTGGATTAAGGTGCATTGTAAGCAACCAAGACAAATGGTATCTGGATCACTTGGATACTGAATGGCAAGAATTTTATATGAATGAACCCCTTACAAATATTACAAAACCCGAGCAACAAAAGTTGGTTATCGGTGGTGAAGTATGTGCGTGGGGCGAACATATTGATGCGTCGGACCTTGAATCTACCATATGGCCACGTGCAGCAGCAGCTGCAGGTAACTGAACTTTATTTCACATCACACATCCTCTAAAATTTACGATCATGTGCTTACAAATGTTCTGTTATTAACAATTTTATatcttttttgttttgttttattgaagaGAGACTGTGGACGCCTTATGACAAACTTGCTAAAGACCCAAATGAAGCGACGTCAAGGATATCGAATTTTAGGTGTTTGTTAAATCAAAGAGGAGTTGCAGCTGCTCCGTTGGATATGCCGGGTCGTGGTGCACCAGACGGGCCAGGCTCATGTTACTTTCAGTAGTTTAATGAAAGCGGATTCTTCAATAATCATGGCAAAAATGCCAATTCTGTGGATAATTAAGAAATCCAAAATTCTGTCAGTAAGTTATATGACAAAATGGGAGTCTGTGAAGCTGTGTCGATCATTGCAATGAAATTATATTCTAAATGTTGTCTTTATCTTGCTAATAAGTGGATCAATTGGTTTCATACTTATGAACTTGGTAACAAAAcatattagagcattcacatccaaggcATCATATCGGGTCAAAGTCAAATTTATTTATCATGTCGGGTCAAAATGTCAAACACAATCAGAAATTCATATAAAGCAAATAAAACTTAAGTATTAGTACGTAtcatatttaataataattaaaaaatccATCCTTTTTTTTCCTAACAAGCTTACGTAATTAAATGATATCTTTCTTTCTAACTAGCTTACTTAATTAAATTTATCTTAAAAGTACTTTTTTCTTTAAATATATAAGGCTGGGTCTATTCGCACACGCTGtttgtctttttgcacatccaaagcgcctcgctatggccaaagcggggcgctttggctttggtcaacagacaaggactgacttctgccagtccttgtctgttgaccaagccaaagcgccccgctttggccatagcgaggcgctttggatgtgcaaaaaaGACAAACAGCTTGGGTTGGGGTTTATTTGGGTTGATGTGGgttagtttggtagggatttttggttgAATTAGTATGGTAGAGATTTTTGTAGTAAAAAAATTTTATGTGAGATTTGCCGTTGTGAATgggaatttgtttttgaatgattgaatgttgccttttttgaattaaaacgttgtttattttattttattaaatttgccgttataattacgtcgttacgtcattatttttacagaaggtgtataacataagttcaagtTCAACGAGCGTTAAATAAAACGAACACgttatttgtttttgaatgattgaatgttgccttttttgaattaaaacgttgtttattttattttattaaatttgccgttataattacgtcgttacgtcattatttttatagaaggtgtataacataagttcaacgaGCGTTAAATAAAacgaacacgttaaataaaatatacagaaagccataagaattaaacgtgatgtaaatagaagattaactgcaatatatatatatatcagtttgtacatacaatacacaacaaaaaggtacaactgagtacataatacataacaaaacactaaacaaacaaactaaatgtactaatcctcgtgcggtggggaTGGTGGGAGGGGACGTGGAGGCAACGCAGCGAGCTCTCGTAGCTCAACGAGCGTCTGGACCATCCAGTCAATGAGAGCGCCCTGACGTCTGAGGCGCCGgtcgaagtcccgagccacctcacgcgCTACCGGAGGTAGGTCAGCGTAAACGTGCTGCGGGTACTGTGGAGGCTCAGGAGCTGGCTCAACTGGTGGTACGTGGACCTCCTCGACCCGGTCCTCCTGCGCCGGATCATCCTGAGCCTGAGGCTGAGGCTGaggctgagcctgagcctgagcctgagcctgagcctgagcctgaccCTCAGGCTGATCCTCAGGCTCATCGATGCCCAGAGCCCGTCGCTGAGCCCGCCGAGCGGCCTGCTGAACATCAGGAGGGGCTAAGATCCCAGGCCTCACCTCAAtaacaaccgggatgacctccgGCAACTCCACTGGCTGAAAAATCAGCCCGTCAGCACCCCTGAACCGCAGACCGACATCAAaggtacgggtgatctgcatAGCGGATACTGACGCGCGGCCCAACCTAGATGACGGGACCGGATCGGACAGCAGCGGATCTAGCTCGGGCACGATCCCTAGCGATCGTGCAATGGCGGTGATAAACGAGCCAGTGTGAAGATACCCGCGGAGCTGCCGGTGGTATGCAGTAGCAAAGTACTCTGCCAGGCTGGCTGCTAGATCGCAGGGCTGGCGGCGTAGTAGGCagtaaagaaagaaaaggtcactAAGGTTGACCTTCTCCTTGCTGGAACCCCGCGGCACGATAGTCGACGCAATCACCTGGTGCAGGTATCGGTACAAGGGATCTACAATggtggtggccttttgccaggatttcccaaagggaACCCTGGAAATGGCCCTCCAGAAACTAATAAGCGTCTGCCTGTCCATCATCGTAACAGCCTGCGTATATAAATCAGTATCAAGCTCAGGCTCAGTGTACAAACCTGTGTGGACAGCAAACTCCCGCACACTCATCTCAAACTGCTGACCGGCCAGACGGAATGTAACCTCGTGTACCGGAAATAAAGGGTCCTCCACGTAATCCGCCGGATGCGGCGCGTATGTAAACGTAGAGCAAAACTCGTACGTAAGCTCAGGGTACGAGTTCTCCATCGCTAACTCAAATAGGCGCGACCAGTGAGTATCTAGCCCAACTATGTCACGCGCCCGCTCGATCTCCCCCACGGTAGATAGCAGCTCCCAGTCTATGCCTACGTGCTCCCCAATCGGTATGGTGCGCAACCTAGCGCATCTCCCCCTCGCCCGCGACCCCACCGGAAACTGAAGATACGGACATGCCGGCTCCTCCTCGTCCCCCACCAATCCCTCATCAATATGCTCAATCTCCTCATCGGATAAATCCATCCCTGCACGTtgatcaattaaacaaatattaataattaaacaaataataaataaacaaataataataaaataataattattaaacaaataataattaaataataataaataaacaaataataattattaaacaaataataattaaataataataattaaacaaataataataattaaacaaataataattaaataataataaataaacaaataattattaaacaaatattaataaactaataataaataaacaaataataattattaaacaaataataattaaataataataaataaacaaataataattattaaacaaataataattaaataataataattaaacaaataataataattaaacaaataataattaaataataataaataaacaaataattattaaacaaatattaataaactaataataaataaacaaataataattattaaacaaataataattaaataataataaataaacaaataataattattaaacaaataataattaaacaaataataataattaaacaaataattattaaaattaataaactaataataataattaaacagattatttaataaaacaaattaaaaaaaaatcaacatgaaccaaagcgccttcctcgtcaacagacacatcctccggctcaccatcgtcaccgagattcgaatagacttgatgttcaaagctctgttcacaaccgtaactccgatttggataacactcctgctgtacaaagctttgctcgccaccgtaaccgaaattcgaataaccttgttgacaaccgtaactttcgtttggataacactcctgctgtacaaagctatactcgccaccgtaaccgaaattcgaataaccttgttgtgcgtaagggtcctccacaggggtattcaaatccagctgcaccgtgttatcacgataacgaatgccagatacaacctctgtctccctcaagttggacgacaccggtttctcaaacgagtcagaaatagcggtcccctcgtaagaatcaggaacaaccGACTCGTCAGAATAATCACCGAAAAGATAGTTACTgaaccacgacatcgttttttcaaaaaatttaactaatagagcaaagaagaTCGACAGAAAACAATTCGAGTGATGAATCTGTTGTCTGGCCAGTGATTTAAAGCCAGAATTTGGGAtcgaagcgccgcgctatggccaaagcgcggcgcttagggttcacgggACGACTGAAACCTAGGAAGCTTTATGTCTGTCAGTCTGTCACTCAGTCAGTCATTcgaaacctcgtatcaccttttgtcgccctaagcgccgcgctatggccaaagcggagcgcttaggggtgtgaaaattattttGGCTGTGTGTGATTAGCATGATCCATATATAAAGCACATAAACTTTAATATTACTTTTGTCAAGTAAAACAAAGTTAATTTCGTTGTTGGTTTGATTTTTTACTTAAAAATTAAACATTCCAATTAGGATATTCAATGAATCGCAAATTGAATACTTAAATTAATAGTAtcgatttatttaaaatttgaaggTATATTCGAATTTGATTACTCAATTTGAATAAACTTCAAATTTCTAGTGATGTCTGAATTTGATTACTGAATTCGATGAAGTTTAAATGAACTCGAAATTAAGTACATACACCCAACGTGCATTCCATTATTCATCTTCACATTAGAAAAAAACATTAACCAGTCGCATTGGTTTTGCGACTTGCGCATCTCCCGTTGCAACTCTAGATGTCGGACTCGTTATCGGAGTCCTTTGATATGAAGTTCCGATGGTCGTGGTTTTTGATCTCATTGCCTCGTCCGACGAATATACGACCACGGTTAACCTAAACGATAAAATCACATGGGTCATGTCATCTGATCGCGCTACCTCGTCTGGCGGATCTATGGTCACGGTTGAATCGATTTCCACGAACAACCATTTATTTAGCTAGAGCTCTAACACCACTTCATGCACATAGGAAGGGGAATCAATCAGATAGATAACTCAATGATTAAATGAAGATCTTTAAGAAAAGAATGGTTAGAAAAACCTTAAAGGTATTGTTTACACTAACttagaattaaaaaataaatctaTAATCTAAACGTACTCGACTAATAGTTCAATATCATTAGGAAACTATAATAAAAAGGATAAAATTTTAAAATACTCAATGTCATTAGGAAACTATAATAAAAAGGAGACAATTTTAAAATACTAAAACCAAAATGAATTGAGAAAAGGAGTCAATAGTTACTTGAGGGTCAAAGTCAAATTTATTTATCGTGTCGGGTAAAAatgtcaaaccacaatatttgtGGATTTAGGTTGACGAGCAAATGTTGAAAAATCAACGAAGTGGTAATATTTCTTcttatataaaatttatattaagtTAAATAATAATACGTATCATATTTAATGGGTAAGATTATTATATAAATACGTCTTAACTCTTAACGTGCAAAATGTGAAAAGTGAAAggagacttttttttttttaatttgttttttctCATCTAGTCAAGTATATGTTTTAATTCTAAGATTGTAAAAAAATAATAGAAAATTTATATAATTACTTTAGTAGCGTAGGAGAagtttcaaatgaaaaccacttttaatgcgaaaactcgaaaaataactaaaaacaagcctaaaaaacacaccaattttttttttgcatttttttattaaaaatcactagtttttgtatataaaaaaaacttttttttcaattttttttttgtagtgcacatgtgtagtacatatacacatgtgcactacaaatttttttttttttgaaaaaagtttttttttgtatacttaaaatagcgaaaattggtaggaaatttttttttgtatgttttttaggcttttttagttagttttcgagtttttcCGTTAAttagtggttttcatttaaatATTCCCCTAGTagagtaaggggctgtttggtagcctcttaatgaccattcagatgctacctcttaatgttttaaaacctctgaatggaTAAGAGGTAGCCTCAAGTCTGAAtagttaagaggtaacctctgaatggtaaatcatcacatgtcacatttttctaccttctcattggtaaaattcttaatagtTCCATTAAGATGTAGGCTCTTaataaccattcagaggctaccaaacagcccctaattgAGTATATTTACTCTACTAAAGTAAGTGTACAAAAAAAatattcttttaatttttttcagcTAAAAGAAGTTATACTAAAGTAAATgagaaaaaaattcaaaaaataaaataaaacttggAATACAAAGGAATTTAGAATCCAATTGTATTAAATTTCATTAACCAAACGCACCCTGCTGACTTTTACAGGTGCACCACAACACCTATGCGTTGATAGTAAGTACAGAAAACATGTATAGCGGAAAAGACCGTTCCAAGCTCCTTGTCAACGGCCTGTTCCGCGTGGGAGGCGCCGCCAACCGCCACTCTGATGACAACACTTCCAAATACCAACTTCTTCACACAGTACATAACAACACATCAAGTTCAGATATGTCCTACAACTCTATCATTCGGAAAGAAGACAACGCCGGAATAACTGGCATCAATATCAACAAAGATCTTCTCACTGCAGCCATATCCACCATAGGTCACCACATCCTTCCAATGAAACAGAAACTCCTCTACACCATATATTACATTGTCAGAAAACTCATTCCAGCATTATACATCCAGCCAGTTTCAACATGGCGGTAGAACACTTCATTCCTCACTTGGGCGTGCTCGACGAACTGCAGAAGTCATTGGGGTTTTCCGACGTTGACATGGAGAATGACACTGTATAGATATGGAAACACATCCAGCAGCTCGATATGCCATGGGCTGGCTTACGTGGAGGGTTGTGAACTGTTTCCTTTCTATTTGGAACCTTCAAAGTAAAGATAATTATTTATTACTTCAACTAGtttacaaccccgtgtattacacgggttgagtgACGAAAAATGTAAATTCTAAGcttgtatataatccttattaatgaaatgacttatttagataaattagtaaaacaaaagaacagttatattttcgttacttgtacatgtgatttgatactttattagtaattacTGTTTAAATCCAAATAgtatattttatcttaacaaatatatatggtcagtgtaaaatgaaaacttctacgagttgtgagaacttagagaactcaaccttacaaaaggtttttttgaattttttgcagagggtgtgaatgagcggttagagactcaAGGTGTTAAACcttttgattttggattcaagtggttaaaaccactaaaacatagggtCTCAAgaagtaatttactattaattaaatttg
Above is a window of Helianthus annuus cultivar XRQ/B chromosome 14, HanXRQr2.0-SUNRISE, whole genome shotgun sequence DNA encoding:
- the LOC110904502 gene encoding beta-hexosaminidase 3 codes for the protein MIWQTLFLGVVFQLIFVFGGSNNNNYDKNVYIWPMPESVQYGNKTLILSKDFNLKTDGTKYKDESGILKDGFTRLLDVVTLNNVVEYNFGKVDPSVLLHGIHVVVLSEGDELQYGVDESYKLYINSKGNPNYAHIEAATVYGALHALQTFSQLCHFNLNTRKLVVSQIPISITDRPRFSYRGLLIDTSRHYQSLPMIKKVIDSMAYAKLNVLHWHIVDHQSFPLEIPSFPKLWNGAYSRPERYTVAAAAEIVSYAQRRGINVLAELDVPGHARSWGIGYPALWPSKTCREPLDVSNDFTFKLINGILSDFSKIFKYRFVHLGGDEVDTTCWTLSPRIKKWMKQKGLNESTAYEYFVLKAQKIALSHGYEVINWEETFNHFGDKLDRKTVVHNWLGGGVAEQVVKAGLRCIVSNQDKWYLDHLDTEWQEFYMNEPLTNITKPEQQKLVIGGEVCAWGEHIDASDLESTIWPRAAAAAERLWTPYDKLAKDPNEATSRISNFRCLLNQRGVAAAPLDMPGRGAPDGPGSCYFQ